In Nymphaea colorata isolate Beijing-Zhang1983 chromosome 3, ASM883128v2, whole genome shotgun sequence, a genomic segment contains:
- the LOC116250881 gene encoding blue copper protein 1a-like isoform X1 yields the protein MPTYLFLRLFEIRSRPSPFSVLSVFILSFLHFRIRRSFRLKTPPINQQEVGDPLGHSQVLPQTTEREEAPMDLRPIWPFLLLSVAALILQNADFAVATDHIVGANHGWNSGVNFTQWAANQTFYVGDFISFRYPKTGQYNVFMVNQSGYDNCTTEGALGNWSSGKDFVELKEAKRYYFICGNGMCFNGMKVSVKVEKLPAASPPKGAANSKSGARSVISRWQTGGWVWLAVAASAALALAMPGLLV from the exons ATGCCAACGTATTTATTTCTTCGGCTATTTGAAATCCGTTCTCGTCCGTCCCCATTTTCCGTTTTATCAGTGttcattctttctttccttcattttcgCATCCGTAGAAGCTTCCGTCTCAAGACTCCTCCGATCAACCAAC AGGAGGTTGGAGATCCTCTTGGTCACTCTCAGGTTCTCCCGCAGAcgacagagagagaagaagcACCCATGGATCTACGCCCCATCTGGCCGTTCCTCTTGCTCAGCGTCGCCGCTCTCATTCTTCAGAATGCCGATTTCGCCGTCGCCACCGACCACATTGTGGGAGCCAACCACGGGTGGAACTCCGGCGTCAACTTCACCCAGTGGGCGGCCAACCAGACCTTCTACGTTGGCGATTTCATCT CGTTCCGGTACCCGAAGACGGGACAGTACAACGTGTTCATGGTGAACCAGTCGGGCTACGACAATTGCACGACGGAGGGGGCGCTCGGAAACTGGAGCAGCGGCAAGGACTTCGTGGAGCTCAAGGAGGCCAAGCGCTACTACTTCATCTGCGGCAACGGCATGTGCTTCAACGGCATGAAGGTCAGCGTCAAGGTCGAGAAGCTCCCGGCTGCATCGCCGCCCAAAGGGGCTGCCAACTCCAAATCCGGAGCCAGATCGGTCATTTCCCGGTGGCAGACGGGCGGCTGGGTGTGGCTAGCCGTGGCCGCATCGGCGGCGCTCGCACTTGCCATGCCCGGTCTCCTGGTCTGA
- the LOC116250881 gene encoding lamin-like protein isoform X2 yields MPRFGRERDDHRLKFEEVGDPLGHSQVLPQTTEREEAPMDLRPIWPFLLLSVAALILQNADFAVATDHIVGANHGWNSGVNFTQWAANQTFYVGDFISFRYPKTGQYNVFMVNQSGYDNCTTEGALGNWSSGKDFVELKEAKRYYFICGNGMCFNGMKVSVKVEKLPAASPPKGAANSKSGARSVISRWQTGGWVWLAVAASAALALAMPGLLV; encoded by the exons ATGCCGAGGTTTGGTAGGGAAAGGGACGATCATCGATTGAAGTTTG AGGAGGTTGGAGATCCTCTTGGTCACTCTCAGGTTCTCCCGCAGAcgacagagagagaagaagcACCCATGGATCTACGCCCCATCTGGCCGTTCCTCTTGCTCAGCGTCGCCGCTCTCATTCTTCAGAATGCCGATTTCGCCGTCGCCACCGACCACATTGTGGGAGCCAACCACGGGTGGAACTCCGGCGTCAACTTCACCCAGTGGGCGGCCAACCAGACCTTCTACGTTGGCGATTTCATCT CGTTCCGGTACCCGAAGACGGGACAGTACAACGTGTTCATGGTGAACCAGTCGGGCTACGACAATTGCACGACGGAGGGGGCGCTCGGAAACTGGAGCAGCGGCAAGGACTTCGTGGAGCTCAAGGAGGCCAAGCGCTACTACTTCATCTGCGGCAACGGCATGTGCTTCAACGGCATGAAGGTCAGCGTCAAGGTCGAGAAGCTCCCGGCTGCATCGCCGCCCAAAGGGGCTGCCAACTCCAAATCCGGAGCCAGATCGGTCATTTCCCGGTGGCAGACGGGCGGCTGGGTGTGGCTAGCCGTGGCCGCATCGGCGGCGCTCGCACTTGCCATGCCCGGTCTCCTGGTCTGA
- the LOC116250881 gene encoding lamin-like protein isoform X3, with protein sequence MDLRPIWPFLLLSVAALILQNADFAVATDHIVGANHGWNSGVNFTQWAANQTFYVGDFISFRYPKTGQYNVFMVNQSGYDNCTTEGALGNWSSGKDFVELKEAKRYYFICGNGMCFNGMKVSVKVEKLPAASPPKGAANSKSGARSVISRWQTGGWVWLAVAASAALALAMPGLLV encoded by the exons ATGGATCTACGCCCCATCTGGCCGTTCCTCTTGCTCAGCGTCGCCGCTCTCATTCTTCAGAATGCCGATTTCGCCGTCGCCACCGACCACATTGTGGGAGCCAACCACGGGTGGAACTCCGGCGTCAACTTCACCCAGTGGGCGGCCAACCAGACCTTCTACGTTGGCGATTTCATCT CGTTCCGGTACCCGAAGACGGGACAGTACAACGTGTTCATGGTGAACCAGTCGGGCTACGACAATTGCACGACGGAGGGGGCGCTCGGAAACTGGAGCAGCGGCAAGGACTTCGTGGAGCTCAAGGAGGCCAAGCGCTACTACTTCATCTGCGGCAACGGCATGTGCTTCAACGGCATGAAGGTCAGCGTCAAGGTCGAGAAGCTCCCGGCTGCATCGCCGCCCAAAGGGGCTGCCAACTCCAAATCCGGAGCCAGATCGGTCATTTCCCGGTGGCAGACGGGCGGCTGGGTGTGGCTAGCCGTGGCCGCATCGGCGGCGCTCGCACTTGCCATGCCCGGTCTCCTGGTCTGA
- the LOC116251276 gene encoding putative receptor-like protein kinase At1g80870 — protein sequence MTSRGIPTTSNHASNIRIKVLILCLVISGSTLLVLILVFALLYLWFVRLSSSKTTPCDSIPAGGAVEPAPLRPFSYRELRVMTDSFNPRNELGRGGSGTVYLGRLRDGKSVAVKKLDASSLQAEREYQNEIQILGNLRSPHLVSLLGYCSDPNRRALVYEFMPNRSLQEALFAEGSPKKIPWTDRYKAVLDIARALAFLHHDCDPPVIHGDIKPSNVLLGADFTAKLSDFGISRVRVEGDMGFEFFSQELWKSQELEKSSALNSEVDFGFALPSVKVDSGARVMDEGCSLKGKGVSTDREFAPSEEDCGTEHSRELTASVARNDLNGQWGRDWWWKQDESEELQSKDYVMEWIGSQIYGSGDHENRDVESGNLGGADAPPEEEAGEVKEVKKGKQRKIKEWWKEEYFAEMNEKSNRLRKFEDKLKRLGSARLWKRHDWVGESSCRFDNVIDGMSFRRSWRRKKNQSRCSEMWSGDLFSRELSSTTSMRGTICYVAPEYGGCGYLMEKGDIYSFGVLVLVVVSGRRPLHISSSPMELQKANLISWARQLAQTGNVLDLVDQNLKNEYNKDQASRCINLALLCLQRAPELRPDSADVVKILNGEADLPTLPVESPPGKSFHKTRKRAMVDAD from the coding sequence ATGACATCAAGGGGAATACCAACAACCAGTAACCATGCCTCCAATATCAGGATCAAGGTTCTCATACTGTGTCTGGTGATCTCTGGCTCCACCCTTCTCGTCCTCATATTGGTCTTCGCTCTCCTCTACCTATGGTTCGTCCGGCTGAGCTCCTCCAAGACCACCCCTTGCGACTCTATCCCCGCTGGCGGAGCCGTCGAGCCGGCACCGCTGCGGCCGTTCTCCTACCGGGAACTGCGTGTCATGACGGACTCCTTCAACCCGCGCAACGAGCTTGGCCGGGGCGGCTCCGGTACCGTCTATCTGGGTCGTCTCCGCGACGGCAAGTCCGTCGCCGTGAAGAAGCTGGACGCCTCCTCCCTCCAGGCCGAGCGCGAGTACCAGAACGAGATCCAGATACTCGGCAACCTCCGCTCGCCCCACCTCGTCTCGCTACTCGGCTACTGCTCCGACCCCAACCGGCGGGCGCTCGTCTACGAGTTCATGCCAAACCGGAGCCTCCAGGAGGCTCTCTTCGCAGAGGGCTCGCCGAAGAAGATCCCGTGGACTGATCGCTACAAGGCGGTTCTTGATATCGCGAGGGCCCTCGCGTTTCTGCACCACGATTGCGACCCGCCTGTGATTCATGGCGACATCAAACCCAGCAACGTGCTCCTCGGAGCGGATTTCACGGCGAAGCTCTCCGATTTCGGGATCTCGAGGGTGCGCGTTGAGGGAGACATGGGCTTTGAGTTCTTCAGCCAGGAGCTATGGAAGAGCCAGGAGCTGGAGAAGAGCTCGGCCTTGAATTCGGAAGTGGACTTCGGCTTTGCTCTGCCGAGCGTCAAGGTGGATTCGGGCGCTAGAGTGATGGATGAGGGATGCAGCTTGAAGGGGAAAGGGGTTTCTACTGATAGGGAATTCGCGCCTTCGGAAGAGGATTGCGGAACTGAGCACAGTAGAGAGTTGACGGCGTCAGTGGCAAGAAATGATCTCAACGGGCAATGGGGGAGAGATTGGTGGTGGAAGCAGGACGAGAGTGAGGAGTTGCAGAGCAAGGACTACGTGATGGAATGGATTGGTAGCCAGATCTATGGATCAGGTGACCATGAAAATCGTGACGTGGAGAGCGGTAATCTGGGTGGAGCGGATGCTCCGCCGGAGGAGGAGGCAGGAGAGGTAAAGGAGGTGAAGAAGGGAAAGCAGAGGAAGATCAAGGAATGGTGGAAGGAGGAGTATTTTGCAGAGATGAATGAAAAGAGCAACAGATTGAGAAAGTTTGAGGATAAGTTGAAGAGACTGGGTTCTGCAAGACTATGGAAGAGGCATGATTGGGTCGGAGAATCCAGCTGTCGCTTCGACAATGTGATTGATGGGATGAGCTTCAGAAGAagttggaggaggaagaagaaccaGTCGAGGTGTAGTGAGATGTGGAGTGGGGATCTATTCAGCAGGGAGCTCAGCAGCACCACGAGTATGAGGGGAACAATCTGCTATGTCGCGCCGGAGTACGGCGGATGTGGGTATCTGATGGAGAAGGGTGACATATACAGTTTTGGTGTTCTCGTTCTGGTGGTCGTATCCGGGCGACGGCCATTGCATATCTCGTCGTCGCCAATGGAGTTGCAGAAGGCTAATCTCATAAGTTGGGCCAGGCAGCTGGCTCAGACCGGCAATGTCTTGGATCTCGTCGATCAAAACTTGAAGAATGAATATAACAAGGACCAAGCTAGCAGATGTATCAATCTTGCATTGTTGTGTTTGCAGAGAGCACCTGAATTGAGACCTGACAGTGCGGATGTAGTTAAGATTCTTAATGGAGAAGCTGATCTTCCCACCCTTCCGGTCGAGTCTCCTCCCGGAAAATCGTTCCACAAGACGAGGAAAAGAGCAATGGTAGATGCAGACTGA
- the LOC116250884 gene encoding transmembrane 9 superfamily member 8-like has protein sequence MATRRSVSAHLWIPVVFFLCIVGGGRSFYLPGVAPEDFEKGSVLMVKVNKLTSTKTQLPYSYYSLPYCSPEKIVDNTENLGEVLRGDRIENSVYVFNMREPQSCKLACRKVLTAKDAKHFKEKIDDEYHVNMILDNLPVVVPLKRQDQESATFYQHGFLVGIKLHERGSTEQKYYIHNHLHFTVKYHKGDSVDTARIVGFEVRPYSVKHEYEGEWSEQISLSTCNPHAQRFVAEADAPQEIEENKEIIFTYDVEFQESPIKWAYRWDTYLLMNDDQIHWFSIVNSLMIVLFLSGMVAMIMLRTLYRDISKYNQLETQEEAQEETGWKLVHGDVFRPPSNSDLLCVYVGTGVQFFGMVLVTMIFAMLGFLSPSNRGGLMTAMLLLWAFMGLFAGYSSARLYKMFKGTEWKKVTLKTAFMFPGVVFSIFFVLNALIWGEKSSGAVPFGTMFALVFLWFGISVPLLFVGSYVGFKKPAIEDPVKTNKIPRQIPEQAWYMNPTFSILIGGILPFGAVFIELFFILTSIWLHQFYYIFGFLFIVFLILIVTCAEITVVLCYFQLCSEDYLWWWRSYLTSGSSALYLFLYAAFYFFTKLEITKPVSGMLYFGYMLIASYAFFVLTGTIGFYACFWFTRLIYSSVKID, from the exons ATGGCTACCCGCCGATCCGTCTCCGCGCATCTATGGATTCCGGTCGTGTTTTTCCTCTGTATCGTCGGTGGAGGCAGATCTTTCTACCTACCAGGTGTTGCTCCGGAAGATTTCGAAAAG GGTAGTGTGCTGATGGTGAAAGTAAACAAGCTGACGTCTACAAAAACTCAGCTTCCTTATTCATATTATTCCCTTCCATACTGTTCACCAGAAAAGATAGTCGACAATACTGAGAATCTTGGAGAAGTGCTCCGTGGTGACAGGATTGAGAACTCGGTTTATGTG TTTAATATGAGAGAGCCACAGAGTTGCAAACTGGCGTGTAGAAAAGTATTGACTGCAAAGGATGCAAAGCACTTCAAGGAAAAAATAGATGACGAATATCATGTCAATAT GATACTGGATAATCTTCCCGTAGTAGTTCCTTTGAAACGACAGGATCAGGAATCAGCTACCTTCTACCAACATGGTTTTCTAGTCGGCATCAAATTGCATGAGAGAGGA AGTACTGAACAGAAGTACTACATCCATAACCACCTGCATTTTACTGTTAAGTACCACAAGGGCGACTCAGTAGACACTGCAAGAATAGTTGGTTTCGAGGTTAGGCCATACAG TGTTAAGCATGAGTATGAAGGTGAGTGGAGCGAGCAGATTAGCTTGTCCACATGCAACCCACATGCTCAACGGTTTGTTGCAGAGGCTGATGCTCCTCAAGAAATTgaggaaaacaaagagataaTCTTCACATATGATGTGGAGTTTCAG GAAAGTCCTATCAAGTGGGCATACAGATGGGATACATATCTCCTGATGAATGATGATCAAATCCACTGGTTCTCTATTGTCAACTCTTTGATGATTGTCCTCTTCCTTTCGGGAATGGTGGCAATGATCATGCTCCGGACCTTGTACCGTGACATTTCCAAGTATAATCAGTTGGAGACACAGGAAGAAGCCCAAGAAGAAACTGGGTGGAAATTGGTCCATGGGGATGTCTTCAGGCCACCAAGCAACTCTGATCTGCTGTGTGTGTATGTTGGTACAGGGGTGCAATTCTTTGGAATGGTACTTGTTACAATGATCTTTGCAATGCTTGGATTCCTTTCCCCATCAAACAGGGGTGGCTTGATGACTGCAATGCTGCTGCTTTGGGCTTTCATGGGCTTATTTGCTGGTTACTCTTCTGCTCGTCTTTACAAGATGTTCAAGGGGACAGAATGGAAGAAAGTCACACTCAAAACTGCTTTCATGTTTCCTGGAGTtgtcttttccattttcttcgtCCTAAACGCACTCATCTGGGGGGAGAAGTCATCTGGCGCAGTTCCCTTTGGAACCATGTTTGCACTAGTCTTCCTTTGGTTTGGAATATCTGTGCCTCTTTTGTTTGTTGGCAGTTATGTGGGATTCAAAAAGCCTGCTATTGAAGACCCAGTTAAGACAAACAAGATTCCAAGGCAAATTCCGGAACAGGCCTGGTACATGAATCCAACCTTCTCAATTCTGATTGGAGGCATACTCCCATTTGGAGCAGTTTTCATTGAGCTCTTCTTCATTCTCACATCCATTTGGCTTCACCAGTTCTATTACATCTTCGGCTTCCTCTTCATTGTTTTCCTTATTCTCATCGTTACTTGTGCTGAGATCACTGTTGTGCTTTGCTACTTCCAACTGTGTAGCGAGGACTATCTATGGTGGTGGAGGTCTTACTTAACGTCTGGTTCATCGGCACTCTACCTCTTTCTTTATGCAGCGTTCTACTTTTTCACGAAGCTTGAGATTACAAAACCAGTTTCTGGAATGCTGTACTTTGGTTATATGCTTATTGCCTCATATGCCTTTTTTGTGCTAACGGGCACCATCGGCTTCTACGCCTGCTTCTGGTTCACAAGGCTCATATATTCGTCAGTTAAAATAGATTGA
- the LOC116249985 gene encoding pentatricopeptide repeat-containing protein At3g49740: MRASQTPGQALIRLNALISKHARSGQHRDALLLFHHLNSFLQLKPDHYTLASALTACANLADVAAGEQLHAHVTVAGFQRYLQVGNTLIAFYAKSGDLLSARHVFDEIPFRDVFSWTTLVAAHAKSGDVEVALGLLEEMPQRNLVAWNGLITGFTQSGRPEVALQVFKRMRKTGVSCDHYTYAGLLSLCSSQEFICLGRQIHAVVIPTGLLARASVVNAMLTMYFACGMLDDACDMFVESVDIHNQVTFNAMIAGLIGTSKYLEALAVFKEMQEACVLPTESTLVSILSVCSFKNMLKCGMQVHGHVVKMGLEDHVIVCNAAINMYSNCLDLQSARMLFEMLINRDLVSWNSMIAGYGQQKFWKEAMEVFLKMLRSGIRPDEFTYGSILAGFVGFEAQKYVEMVHGLAYKDGLILNSQVCNALTSTYVRCGAIDDCLKLFSDMPERNLISWNVIISAYVQNGLVMEAWDCFYKLQESKVRPNSYTLSIILSTCGCISALRQGQQVHAYILRCGLEWETSLGNALVTMYAKCGCLSWSRDVFYRLRQKDVVSWNAMIAAYAQHGEGEEALGCFETMGQLGILYDQVTFTVILSACSHAGLVDDGCRIFSSMIKDYGLSPSQDHYSCIIDLLGRAGNLDEAKRFIKGMPFEAGSYIWWALLSACRAHGDVRLGEIASKYLLQFEPNNPAVYVLLSNIHASAGQWEDAARVRDLMRENGVVKEPGRSWI; encoded by the coding sequence ATGAGAGCAAGCCAGACTCCCGGACAAGCCCTCATCCGATTGAATGCCTTGATATCCAAGCACGCACGCTCAGGCCAACACAGGGACGCCCTTCTCCTCTTCCACCATCTCAACTCCTTCCTCCAACTGAAGCCCGATCATTACACCCTTGCCAGCGCCCTCACCGCCTGCGCCAACCTCGCGGACGTCGCCGCAGGGGAACAACTCCATGCCCACGTCACGGTCGCCGGTTTCCAGCGTTACTTACAAGTGGGCAACACTCTAATCGCTTTCTACGCTAAATCCGGTGACCTTCTGTCCGCGCGCCATGTGTTCGATGAAATTCCTTTCCGTGATGTCTTTTCTTGGACAACTCTCGTTGCTGCCCATGCTAAGTCTGGTGATGTTGAAGTTGCCCTTGGACTGTTGGAGGAAATGCCTCAAAGGAACCTCGTGGCTTGGAATGGGTTGATTACGGGCTTTACTCAGAGCGGGCGACCTGAAGTTGCGTTGCAAGTGTTTAAGAGAATGCGGAAGACGGGCGTGAGTTGTGACCATTACACCTATGCTGGTCTGTTGAGCTTGTGTTCTTCCCAAGAATTTATTTGTTTAGGGAGGCAAATTCATGCTGTGGTGATACCAACGGGGCTTCTGGCTAGAGCTTCTGTTGTTAATGCCATGTTGACTATGTACTTCGCTTGTGGGATGCTAGATGATGCTTGTGATATGTTTGTTGAATCCGTCGACATACATAATCAAGTAACTTTTAACGCTATGATAGCTGGATTAATTGGTACGTCAAAGTATTTGGAAGCCTTGGCTGTGTTCAAGGAGATGCAAGAAGCATGTGTATTACCTACTGAATCAACTCTTGTTAGTATTCTTAGCGTGTGCTCTTTTAAGAACATGTTGAAATGTGGGATGCAAGTTCACGGTCATGTTGTTAAGATGGGCCTTGAAGATCATGTTATAGTGTGCAATGCTGCGATAAACATGTACTCGAACTGCTTAGACTTGCAAAGTGCACGGATGTTGTTTGAGATGTTGATTAACAGAGATTTAGTTTCATGGAACTCCATGATTGCAGGATATGGGCAGCAGAAGTTCTGGAAGGAAGCCATGGAGGTGTTCTTGAAGATGCTGAGGAGTGGAATAAGGCCAGATGAGTTCACATATGGAAGCATACTGGCTGGGTTTGTTGGCTTTGAGGCACAAAAATACGTAGAAATGGTTCATGGCTTGGCATATAAAGATGGTCTCATATTGAATTCTCAAGTTTGCAACGCTTTGACTAGTACATATGTAAGATGTGGTGCAATCGATGATTGCTTGAAACTCTTTAGTGACATGCCTGAGAGAAACTTAATCTCTTGGAATGTGATTATTTCTGCATATGTACAGAATGGATTAGTCATGGAAGCCTGGGATTGTTTCTACAAGCTGCAGGAATCCAAGGTTCGTCCTAATTCCTATACACTCAGCATTATATTAAGCACGTGTGGGTGTATCTCGGCTCTTAGACAAGGGCAGCAAGTTCATGCCTATATTCTTAGATGTGGACTAGAATGGGAGACGTCGTTGGGGAATGCCCTCGTTACTATGTATGCCAAATGTGGATGCTTAAGTTGGTCAAGAGATGTATTTTACAGATTGCGTCAAAAGGACGTCGTCTCTTGGAATGCCATGATTGCTGCTTATGCCCAACATGGGGAAGGAGAGGAGGCACTCGGTTGCTTTGAGACAATGGGACAGTTGGGAATCCTGTATGATCAAGTCACGTTCACTGTCATTCTCTCTGCTTGTAGTCATGCAGGTTTAGTTGATGATGGCTGTCGTATTTTCTCCTCTATGATTAAGGATTATGGCTTGTCGCCCAGCCAAGATCACTACTCATGCATAATTGATCTCCTTGGACGAGCTGGAAATCTTGACGAAGCAAAGAGATTTATAAAGGGGATGCCCTTTGAAGCGGGTTCATATATCTGGTGGGCTCTATTAAGTGCTTGCAGAGCTCATGGGGATGTAAGGTTGGGAGAAATTGCAAGCAAATACCTTCTGCAGTTTGAACCAAACAACCCTGCGGTGTATGTCCTTTTATCTAATATACATGCATCAGCAGGGCAGTGGGAAGACGCAGCTCGTGTTAGAGATCTGATGAGAGAGAATGGAGTGGTGAAGGAGCCCGGACGTAGCTGGATTTGA